The Agromyces marinus genome window below encodes:
- a CDS encoding globin, which yields MPSPSFYDQVGGHETFRKLVHEFYRGVADDPVLKPMYPEADLGPAEERLLMFLEQYWGGPTTYGEQRGHPRLRLRHQPFKVNPDARDRWLAHMRAAVDTLELPPVLETTLWDYLHRAAYAMVNTFEE from the coding sequence CTGCCCTCGCCGAGCTTCTACGACCAGGTCGGCGGTCACGAGACCTTCCGCAAGCTCGTGCACGAGTTCTACCGGGGCGTCGCCGATGACCCCGTTCTGAAGCCCATGTACCCCGAAGCGGACCTCGGCCCGGCCGAGGAGCGCCTGCTGATGTTCCTCGAGCAGTATTGGGGCGGGCCGACCACGTACGGCGAGCAGCGCGGCCACCCCCGGCTCAGACTCCGGCATCAGCCGTTCAAGGTCAATCCCGACGCGCGCGACCGGTGGCTCGCGCACATGCGCGCCGCAGTCGACACGCTCGAGCTTCCGCCGGTGCTCGAGACCACGCTGTGGGATTATCTCCACCGGGCCGCCTACGCGATGGTGAACACCTTCGAGGAGTGA
- a CDS encoding FAD-binding dehydrogenase produces MADPTTAPAPAEFDAVIVGAGLSGLVAAAELVDAGRRVAILDQEPEASLGGQAVWSFGGLFLVDSPEQRRLGVRDSLDLARQDWLGTAGFDRDDDEWGRRWAEAYLEFAAGEKRAWLRGKGLRFFPVVGWAERGQGRAIGHGNSVPRFHITWGTGPGVLEPFVARVRAGEAAGLVSLRFRHRVDELIVDGGAVVGVRGSRLAEDEAVRGAPSNRDVVGDFEVRAPAVIVASGGIGGNHDLVRSAWPERLGTPPAHMLSGVPAHVDGRMLGIAEASGARLVNGDRMWHYTEGIANWDPVWPAHGIRILPGPSSMWFDAAGQRLPAPLFPGFDTLGTLEHLMRAGHDHSWFVLTQRIIEKEFALSGSEQNPDLTNKDLRLLADRIGSGAPGPVEAFKQHGADFVVADTLPELLDGMRRLSPDGMLDTSVIEREIVARDREALHEFSKDLQLTAVRGARNYRGDKLIRVAAPHRLLDPKAGPLIAVKLHILTRKSLGGIQTDLSSRALGADGAPVPGLFAVGEAAGFGGGGVHGYRALEGTFLGGCLFTGRTAGRAVAAG; encoded by the coding sequence GTGGCCGACCCGACGACCGCCCCCGCCCCAGCCGAGTTCGACGCCGTCATCGTCGGGGCCGGCCTGTCCGGTCTCGTGGCCGCCGCGGAACTCGTCGATGCCGGCAGGCGCGTCGCGATCCTCGACCAGGAGCCCGAGGCGAGCCTGGGCGGCCAGGCCGTCTGGTCGTTCGGGGGCCTGTTCCTGGTCGACTCGCCCGAGCAGCGCCGCCTGGGCGTGCGCGACTCGCTCGACCTGGCCAGGCAGGACTGGCTCGGCACGGCCGGGTTCGATCGCGACGACGACGAGTGGGGCCGCAGGTGGGCCGAGGCGTACCTCGAGTTCGCGGCCGGTGAGAAGCGTGCGTGGTTGCGCGGGAAGGGCCTGAGGTTCTTCCCCGTGGTCGGCTGGGCCGAACGCGGGCAGGGCCGGGCGATCGGCCACGGCAACTCCGTCCCGCGGTTCCACATCACGTGGGGCACCGGACCGGGCGTGCTCGAACCCTTCGTCGCGCGAGTCCGCGCGGGCGAGGCCGCGGGGCTGGTCTCGCTGCGGTTCAGGCACCGGGTCGACGAGCTCATCGTCGACGGCGGGGCGGTCGTCGGCGTGCGCGGTTCACGGCTCGCCGAGGACGAGGCAGTGCGGGGCGCCCCGTCCAATCGCGACGTGGTCGGCGATTTCGAGGTCCGGGCGCCGGCCGTGATCGTCGCGTCCGGCGGGATCGGCGGCAACCACGACCTCGTCCGCTCAGCCTGGCCGGAGCGGCTCGGCACGCCGCCCGCGCACATGCTCTCCGGCGTTCCGGCGCACGTGGACGGCCGCATGCTCGGCATCGCCGAGGCATCCGGTGCCCGGCTCGTCAACGGCGACCGCATGTGGCACTACACGGAGGGCATCGCGAACTGGGACCCGGTCTGGCCGGCGCACGGCATCCGCATCCTCCCCGGGCCGTCCTCCATGTGGTTCGACGCCGCCGGCCAGCGGCTTCCCGCGCCGCTCTTCCCGGGCTTCGACACGCTCGGCACGCTCGAGCACCTGATGCGCGCCGGCCACGACCACTCGTGGTTCGTCCTCACGCAGCGCATCATCGAGAAGGAGTTCGCGCTGTCGGGCAGCGAGCAGAACCCGGACCTGACGAACAAGGACCTGAGGCTGCTCGCGGACCGCATCGGATCGGGCGCGCCCGGCCCCGTCGAGGCGTTCAAGCAGCACGGCGCCGACTTCGTCGTCGCCGACACCCTGCCGGAACTGCTCGACGGGATGCGCAGGCTCTCCCCCGACGGCATGCTCGACACGAGCGTCATCGAGCGCGAGATCGTGGCGCGCGACCGGGAGGCCCTGCACGAGTTCTCCAAGGACCTGCAGCTGACCGCGGTCCGGGGCGCCAGGAACTACCGCGGCGACAAGCTCATCCGGGTCGCCGCCCCGCACCGCCTGCTCGACCCGAAGGCGGGTCCGCTCATCGCGGTCAAGCTGCACATCCTCACCCGGAAGAGCCTCGGCGGCATCCAGACCGACCTCTCCTCGCGTGCGCTGGGGGCCGACGGCGCTCCCGTGCCCGGCCTGTTCGCGGTCGGCGAGGCGGCCGGGTTCGGCGGCGGCGGCGTGCACGGCTACCGGGCGCTCGAGGGGACCTTCCTCGGCGGGTGCCTGTTCACCGGCCGCACGGCCGGCCGAGCGGTCGCAGCCGGCTGA